One genomic window of uncultured Erythrobacter sp. includes the following:
- the scpA gene encoding methylmalonyl-CoA mutase, whose translation MADVSDWKALADKESKGRDLTWSTPEGFDIKPLYTGEDHADFDPGLPGFAPFTRGVKASMYAGRPWTIRQYAGFSTAEESNAFYRRNLAAGQKGLSVAFDLATHRGYDSDHPRVVGDVGKAGVAIDTVADMQILFDQIPLDTMSVSMTMNGAVIPVMAFYIVAGERSGVSAEKLSGTIQNDILKEFMVRNTYIYPPEPSMRIVSDIIAYTSANMPKFNSISISGYHMHEAGATAVQELAFTIADGKEYVTRAMAAGLDIDAFAGRLSFFFGIGMNFFMEIAKLRAARTLWYRTMDGLGAKAERSKMLRTHCQTSGVSLQEQDPYNNVIRTTVEAMAATLGGTQSLHTNALDEAIALPTDFSARIARNTQLVLQEESGITNVVDPLGGSHYIEALTATLVEEAEALIAQVDEAGGMTAYVDTGAPKAAIERAAAEKQTGIDKGETVIVGVNKYQLAEEQQIDTLDIDNAAVRKGQIARLAEVRAGRDEIACRGALKALTQGCTSGGNVLELAVEAARHDATLGEISAAMEEVFGRHDATPKPVSGVYASAYEFDRRWEQVTNGVDAVERRLGRKPRILVAKMGQDGHDRGANVIASAFTDMGFEVVSGPLFQTPEETRDTALAKDVDVIGASSLAAGHKTLIPELIRLLKEADRPDIKVTAGGVIPPQDYDFLREAGVQGIYGPGSNVVECAADILTLLGHNMPPLESIMDEAAE comes from the coding sequence ATGGCCGATGTTTCAGATTGGAAAGCCCTCGCCGACAAAGAAAGCAAAGGCCGCGACCTGACATGGTCGACGCCCGAGGGCTTCGATATCAAGCCGCTTTATACCGGCGAGGATCACGCGGATTTCGATCCCGGCCTCCCCGGTTTTGCGCCGTTCACGCGCGGGGTGAAGGCCAGCATGTATGCCGGGCGTCCGTGGACGATCCGGCAATATGCGGGCTTCTCAACCGCCGAGGAATCGAACGCGTTTTACCGCCGTAACCTAGCGGCGGGGCAAAAGGGTCTGTCGGTCGCTTTCGACCTCGCCACGCACCGCGGTTACGACTCCGATCACCCTCGCGTGGTCGGCGATGTTGGCAAGGCCGGCGTGGCGATCGACACTGTTGCGGACATGCAGATCCTGTTCGACCAGATCCCGCTGGATACGATGTCGGTCAGCATGACGATGAACGGCGCGGTGATCCCGGTTATGGCATTCTATATCGTCGCGGGCGAGCGTTCAGGTGTGAGCGCGGAGAAGCTCTCGGGCACGATCCAGAACGACATTCTGAAAGAGTTCATGGTCCGCAACACCTATATCTACCCACCCGAACCGAGCATGCGGATCGTTTCGGACATTATCGCATATACCTCGGCTAACATGCCGAAATTCAACAGCATTTCGATCAGCGGCTATCATATGCATGAGGCCGGGGCGACGGCAGTGCAGGAGCTCGCCTTCACCATCGCAGACGGCAAGGAATACGTCACACGCGCGATGGCCGCAGGGCTGGATATCGATGCGTTCGCGGGGCGGCTCAGCTTCTTTTTCGGCATCGGCATGAACTTCTTCATGGAGATCGCCAAGCTGCGCGCCGCGCGGACGCTGTGGTATCGCACCATGGATGGGCTGGGCGCGAAAGCCGAGCGGTCGAAGATGCTGCGCACGCACTGCCAGACTTCTGGTGTTTCGCTGCAAGAACAAGATCCATACAACAACGTCATCCGCACGACAGTCGAGGCAATGGCGGCAACGCTTGGCGGGACGCAGAGCCTCCACACCAACGCGCTCGATGAAGCGATTGCGCTGCCCACCGACTTCTCTGCCCGCATCGCGCGCAACACGCAGCTGGTGCTGCAAGAAGAAAGCGGGATCACCAATGTCGTCGATCCGCTGGGCGGCTCGCACTACATCGAAGCACTCACTGCGACGCTCGTCGAGGAAGCCGAAGCACTGATCGCGCAGGTCGATGAAGCAGGCGGGATGACGGCCTATGTCGACACCGGCGCACCCAAGGCGGCGATCGAACGCGCGGCGGCGGAGAAGCAGACCGGTATCGACAAGGGCGAGACCGTGATCGTTGGCGTGAACAAATACCAGCTCGCCGAAGAGCAGCAGATCGACACGCTCGACATCGACAATGCAGCAGTGCGCAAAGGGCAGATCGCGAGATTGGCAGAGGTGCGCGCTGGCCGGGACGAGATCGCTTGTCGCGGCGCGCTCAAGGCTTTGACCCAAGGCTGCACCAGCGGCGGTAATGTGCTGGAACTGGCAGTCGAAGCGGCGCGCCACGATGCGACGCTCGGCGAAATCTCGGCGGCGATGGAAGAAGTGTTCGGCCGCCACGACGCGACGCCAAAGCCGGTTAGCGGGGTTTACGCCAGCGCCTACGAATTTGACCGCCGCTGGGAGCAGGTCACGAACGGCGTCGATGCGGTCGAGCGACGCTTGGGCCGCAAGCCGCGCATTCTGGTCGCTAAGATGGGCCAAGACGGCCACGATCGCGGCGCAAATGTGATCGCCAGCGCCTTTACCGACATGGGCTTTGAAGTGGTCTCTGGACCTCTTTTCCAAACACCTGAAGAGACGCGAGATACAGCGCTTGCGAAAGACGTGGATGTAATCGGCGCAAGCTCGTTAGCGGCAGGACACAAAACACTGATCCCCGAACTGATCCGGTTGCTCAAGGAAGCGGACCGGCCCGATATCAAGGTCACAGCAGGCGGCGTGATCCCGCCGCAGGACTACGACTTCCTGCGCGAGGCAGGGGTGCAAGGCATCTACGGCCCCGGTTCCAACGTCGTGGAATGCGCGGCGGATATTCTGACCCTGCTCGGCCACAACATGCCGCCGCTTGAGAGCATTATGGACGAGGCGGCGGAGTGA
- the bioB gene encoding biotin synthase BioB, protein MTQIRTDWTREEIADLFDLPFTELLFQAASVHRNNHPPEQVQLCTLLSIKTGGCPEDCGYCSQSVKADSGVEATKLMDVQAVLQRAAQAKDAGSQRFCMGAAWRNPKDRDMPAIVEIVKGVSDMGLETCMTLGMLEPHQADMLAEAGLDYYNHNIDSSPEYYERVISTRDFQCRLDTLDHVRSAGINVCSGGIVGMGETREDRVGFVHTLATLPEHPESVPVNALVPVKGTVLGDMLADTPLGKIDDIEFVRTVAVARITMPMSMVRLSAGRESMSEATQALCFLGGANSIFTGDKLLTAPNAGDDSDGALFAKLGLTALQGEEPARACKEMESVE, encoded by the coding sequence ATGACCCAAATCCGCACCGACTGGACCCGCGAGGAAATCGCGGACCTCTTCGACCTTCCCTTTACTGAATTGCTCTTCCAAGCAGCCAGTGTCCATCGCAACAATCATCCGCCCGAGCAGGTCCAACTGTGCACCTTGCTCAGCATCAAGACCGGCGGTTGTCCTGAAGATTGTGGCTATTGCTCGCAAAGCGTGAAGGCTGACAGCGGTGTCGAGGCGACCAAGCTGATGGATGTGCAGGCGGTGCTGCAACGCGCAGCGCAGGCCAAGGACGCTGGGTCGCAGCGTTTCTGCATGGGCGCCGCCTGGCGCAATCCGAAGGACCGCGACATGCCCGCGATTGTCGAGATCGTGAAAGGTGTGAGCGACATGGGGCTGGAAACCTGCATGACGCTCGGCATGCTGGAGCCGCATCAGGCCGATATGCTCGCTGAGGCTGGGCTCGATTATTACAACCACAATATCGACAGCTCGCCCGAATATTATGAGCGCGTGATTTCGACGAGGGACTTTCAGTGCCGCTTAGACACGCTTGACCATGTGCGCAGTGCCGGGATTAATGTCTGTTCAGGCGGTATCGTCGGGATGGGTGAAACGCGCGAGGATCGCGTTGGCTTCGTCCACACGCTCGCGACACTGCCAGAACATCCCGAAAGCGTGCCTGTGAACGCACTCGTCCCGGTCAAGGGGACGGTGCTGGGCGATATGCTGGCGGACACTCCTCTCGGCAAGATCGACGATATCGAATTCGTGCGCACTGTTGCCGTCGCGCGGATAACGATGCCAATGAGCATGGTGCGGCTGTCGGCGGGCCGCGAAAGCATGAGCGAAGCGACACAGGCGCTTTGTTTCCTTGGCGGTGCGAATTCGATCTTCACCGGCGACAAGCTGTTGACCGCGCCCAATGCGGGCGATGACAGCGACGGAGCTCTGTTTGCAAAGCTGGGTCTGACTGCGCTTCAAGGCGAGGAACCAGCGCGTGCTTGCAAAGAGATGGAATCCGTCGAATAG
- a CDS encoding acetyl/propionyl/methylcrotonyl-CoA carboxylase subunit alpha has protein sequence MFSKILIANRGEIACRVIQTAQKMGIATVAVYSDADARAPFVRMADEAVHIGPAPASESYLIPEKIIAACKETGAEAVHPGYGFLSERASFVEALEAEGIAFIGPPPGAIAAMGDKIESKKLAMEAGVNVVPGFVGEIEDTEHAVRISDEIGYPVMMKASAGGGGKGMRLAYSEQDVREGFEATKREGLNSFGDDRVFIEKFILNPRHIEIQILGDKHGNILYLNERECSIQRRHQKVVEEAPSPFVTPKMRKAMGEQCVALSRAVEYHSAGTVELIVSGADPTGESFYFLEMNTRLQVEHPVTEAITGVDLVEQMIRVAAGEKLEMTQDDIGIEGWSIENRVYAEDPYRGFLPSTGRLVEYEPPLEGWTNDGSANGRRGVAMGNGGVRVDDGVFEGGEVSMFYDPMIAKLITWAPTREEAADLQITALDNFRIRGLGHNVDFLSAIMQHDRFRSGELTTGFIAEEYPDGFEGAPADDAWLRQLAALFAGAEFTEQVRARRISGQLNGNDNPPSRWMVKIGSQSFDVLLEEGGANVDGETMRGTWDWEVGMPIAQVTGENEMAVQIERIGVRWRMTTRGASHEALVLPANVAPLAKHMIEKIPPDLSKMLICPMPGMLVKLHVAEGEKVQPGQPLATVEAMKMENILRAEKEGKIASINASEGESLAVDAVILELE, from the coding sequence ATGTTTTCCAAAATCCTGATTGCCAATCGCGGCGAAATTGCCTGCCGCGTCATCCAGACCGCGCAGAAAATGGGTATCGCCACTGTTGCGGTCTATTCCGACGCTGATGCGCGTGCTCCGTTCGTGCGGATGGCGGATGAGGCCGTGCATATCGGTCCCGCTCCAGCATCGGAAAGCTATCTGATCCCGGAAAAGATCATCGCCGCCTGCAAAGAGACTGGTGCTGAAGCGGTCCATCCCGGCTATGGTTTCCTGTCCGAGCGCGCGAGTTTTGTCGAAGCGCTCGAGGCAGAGGGAATCGCGTTTATCGGCCCGCCTCCCGGAGCGATTGCGGCGATGGGCGACAAGATCGAATCCAAGAAGCTCGCTATGGAAGCGGGCGTCAACGTCGTCCCCGGATTTGTCGGCGAGATCGAAGACACCGAACACGCTGTCCGGATCTCCGACGAAATCGGCTATCCCGTGATGATGAAGGCCTCTGCCGGCGGCGGGGGTAAGGGAATGCGGCTTGCCTATTCAGAGCAAGACGTGCGCGAAGGGTTTGAAGCGACAAAGCGCGAAGGCCTCAATTCCTTCGGCGATGACCGCGTTTTTATCGAGAAATTCATCCTCAATCCCCGCCATATCGAGATTCAGATCCTTGGCGATAAACACGGCAATATCCTATACCTGAACGAGCGCGAATGCTCGATCCAGCGGCGGCACCAAAAGGTTGTCGAAGAGGCCCCATCGCCCTTCGTCACGCCCAAGATGCGCAAGGCGATGGGCGAGCAATGCGTCGCTCTGTCGCGCGCTGTCGAATACCATTCAGCTGGGACAGTCGAGCTGATCGTCAGCGGTGCCGATCCGACCGGCGAAAGCTTCTACTTCCTCGAAATGAATACACGGCTTCAGGTGGAGCACCCCGTTACCGAGGCGATCACGGGCGTCGATCTGGTCGAACAGATGATCCGCGTCGCAGCGGGTGAAAAGCTCGAAATGACGCAGGATGATATCGGCATCGAAGGCTGGTCGATCGAGAACCGCGTCTATGCCGAAGACCCATATCGCGGGTTCCTGCCTTCGACAGGTCGCCTGGTCGAATATGAGCCGCCGCTTGAGGGCTGGACCAACGATGGCAGCGCCAATGGCCGGCGCGGTGTTGCCATGGGAAATGGGGGCGTTCGGGTCGATGATGGCGTGTTCGAAGGCGGCGAAGTGTCGATGTTCTACGACCCGATGATCGCCAAGCTGATTACCTGGGCTCCGACCCGCGAAGAAGCCGCTGATCTTCAGATTACGGCGCTCGACAATTTCCGCATCAGGGGCCTCGGTCATAACGTCGATTTCCTCAGCGCGATCATGCAACATGACCGGTTTCGGTCAGGCGAACTCACGACCGGCTTCATTGCTGAGGAATATCCTGACGGATTCGAAGGTGCACCTGCCGACGACGCATGGCTGCGGCAGCTTGCGGCTCTCTTCGCCGGGGCCGAGTTCACTGAACAAGTCCGCGCGCGCAGGATATCCGGCCAGCTCAATGGCAACGACAATCCGCCTTCGCGCTGGATGGTCAAGATCGGGAGCCAGAGCTTCGACGTGTTGCTCGAAGAGGGCGGCGCGAATGTCGATGGTGAGACCATGCGCGGCACGTGGGACTGGGAAGTCGGCATGCCGATTGCTCAGGTCACCGGCGAAAATGAAATGGCGGTTCAAATCGAGCGGATCGGAGTGCGCTGGCGCATGACGACGCGCGGCGCTTCGCATGAAGCCTTGGTGCTGCCTGCCAATGTCGCGCCTTTGGCAAAACACATGATCGAAAAGATCCCGCCTGACCTCTCTAAAATGCTCATCTGCCCGATGCCGGGAATGCTGGTGAAGCTGCACGTTGCCGAGGGCGAAAAGGTGCAGCCTGGTCAGCCGCTGGCAACCGTCGAAGCGATGAAGATGGAGAACATCCTTCGGGCCGAGAAAGAGGGCAAAATCGCCTCGATCAATGCCTCCGAAGGTGAGAGCCTGGCGGTCGATGCAGTGATTCTAGAGCTGGAATAG
- a CDS encoding lysozyme inhibitor LprI family protein produces MISALLLLLAQSDGFPECNQEAADRGIQQEMNICAAVEFRKADAELNAQWNVTSQKMKEFDESWTAEWDDRPGWFASLLEAQRAWIAFRDAHCRVDGYTARGGSLEPLLVSTCKTALTEARTEQLRELAESPN; encoded by the coding sequence ATGATCTCTGCCTTGTTGCTGTTGTTGGCCCAGTCCGATGGATTTCCTGAATGCAACCAGGAGGCTGCTGATCGAGGTATCCAGCAGGAAATGAACATCTGCGCCGCTGTGGAATTCCGCAAGGCCGATGCCGAACTGAATGCGCAGTGGAATGTGACGTCGCAAAAGATGAAAGAATTCGATGAAAGCTGGACGGCGGAATGGGATGATCGTCCTGGTTGGTTTGCCAGCCTGCTGGAAGCGCAGCGCGCGTGGATCGCTTTCCGTGACGCGCATTGCCGGGTCGATGGATACACCGCGCGCGGAGGCTCGCTGGAACCATTGCTTGTATCAACCTGCAAGACCGCGCTGACCGAGGCGAGGACAGAGCAACTGCGCGAGCTTGCCGAAAGTCCAAACTAA
- a CDS encoding O-acetylhomoserine aminocarboxypropyltransferase, with protein MTNLHPETLSVHAGCEPDPTTNARVTPIYQTSSYVFDSAEHAANLFSLSEFGNIYSRIMNPTNDALEKKIAALEGGVGALGVASGHAAQLLAFHTLMEPGCNIVAAKKLYGGSLNQLGEAFKKFGWETRFVDADDPENVRTAMDDKTRVVFIESLANPGGVVSDIAAIADIAHAGGVPLMVDNTMASPALCRPFEHGADIVVHSTTKFLNGHGNAIGGVIVDSGKFDWKAQGDKYPSLTQPNGSYHGAVLVDALEPVGPIAFIIACRVLGLRDLGPAMAPMNAFLALTGMETLHLRMDKHCANALALATWLKEQPQVEWVSYAGLSDDTYHSLAQKYLGGKGGAVFTFGLKGGYEAGVKLVESVKLFSHLANIGDTRSLIIHPASTTHSQLSEEELLSAGAGPDVVRVSVGIEHIDDIKADLAQGLGLLE; from the coding sequence ATGACGAATCTTCACCCTGAAACGCTTTCCGTCCACGCTGGCTGCGAGCCTGATCCGACGACAAATGCGCGGGTGACTCCGATCTACCAAACCAGCTCATACGTCTTCGACAGCGCAGAGCATGCAGCGAACCTGTTTTCGCTCAGTGAATTCGGCAACATCTATTCGCGGATCATGAATCCGACCAACGATGCGTTGGAGAAGAAGATCGCGGCGCTTGAGGGCGGCGTGGGCGCTCTTGGGGTTGCCTCGGGCCACGCGGCGCAATTGCTGGCGTTCCACACACTAATGGAGCCGGGCTGCAATATCGTTGCGGCAAAGAAGCTTTATGGCGGGTCGCTCAACCAGCTCGGCGAGGCGTTCAAGAAATTCGGTTGGGAAACACGCTTTGTCGATGCGGATGATCCCGAGAATGTGCGTACGGCGATGGATGACAAAACGCGCGTCGTGTTCATCGAGAGCCTCGCCAATCCGGGCGGTGTGGTGAGCGATATCGCGGCCATTGCAGACATAGCGCATGCTGGCGGCGTGCCGTTGATGGTCGACAACACGATGGCCTCTCCAGCCCTGTGCCGCCCGTTTGAACATGGCGCGGATATTGTCGTGCATTCGACCACAAAGTTCCTGAACGGTCACGGCAATGCGATTGGCGGTGTGATCGTCGACAGCGGCAAGTTCGATTGGAAAGCGCAGGGGGATAAGTATCCGTCGCTGACGCAGCCCAATGGTTCGTATCACGGCGCAGTGCTCGTCGATGCGCTCGAGCCAGTCGGGCCGATCGCTTTCATCATCGCCTGCCGCGTTCTGGGCCTGCGCGATCTCGGCCCGGCGATGGCACCGATGAATGCATTTCTGGCGCTGACAGGCATGGAAACGCTGCATCTGCGGATGGACAAGCATTGCGCAAACGCTCTGGCACTGGCGACATGGCTGAAAGAACAGCCGCAAGTCGAATGGGTCAGCTATGCGGGCCTGAGCGACGACACATATCATTCGCTTGCTCAGAAATATCTCGGTGGCAAGGGCGGGGCAGTGTTCACCTTCGGATTGAAAGGCGGTTACGAAGCGGGCGTGAAACTGGTCGAGAGCGTCAAACTGTTCAGCCACCTCGCCAATATCGGCGACACGCGCTCGCTGATCATCCACCCCGCATCGACGACGCACAGCCAGCTATCCGAGGAAGAGCTTCTGAGCGCGGGCGCGGGACCGGACGTGGTACGCGTTTCAGTCGGGATCGAGCACATCGACGATATCAAGGCCGACTTGGCGCAGGGCCTTGGGTTGTTGGAGTGA
- a CDS encoding MAPEG family protein gives MSLSITAVTAAVLALLLLVTAIETVSKRLKLKAAFGDADDPGLIAAMRSHGNLSEHAPIVLIMLGLLEFGGANSTLLISIAGAFIVGRFAHVIGLHQRSEPGKAPLARQIGVILTWLTLLALAILLLVGVFVN, from the coding sequence ATGTCATTATCAATAACCGCGGTAACCGCTGCTGTATTGGCGTTATTGCTGCTCGTCACAGCAATCGAAACGGTCAGCAAACGTCTCAAGCTCAAGGCTGCATTTGGTGACGCTGACGATCCAGGTCTGATTGCGGCGATGCGAAGTCACGGGAATCTGTCGGAACACGCTCCAATCGTGCTTATAATGCTCGGCCTGCTCGAGTTCGGAGGAGCGAATTCAACTCTGCTGATTAGCATCGCAGGTGCCTTTATCGTTGGGAGATTTGCGCACGTGATCGGGCTGCATCAGCGCAGCGAACCCGGGAAAGCTCCACTTGCCCGTCAGATCGGCGTCATTCTCACTTGGCTGACCCTTCTGGCCCTTGCCATATTGCTGCTGGTCGGTGTTTTCGTGAACTAA
- a CDS encoding DUF3445 domain-containing protein, with protein MSLGFSVDELLPKARGGGQLKMGLVRLSEEEWLQPDPDLAARLEGFSHWPEGVQLTVEADVPARELAEMLGVPVEFDQAALPKVALNSHEDMCLLTKREGDNQYRLIGAAVAWPTDWHPKNKIGLPLRALHAPIAGYEEQLATGVDRFMDTLKAGPIYGRCNWFIAPTGERRWIADAPPEQAYSHVTADNAGETLFVRSERQTLRRLPKTGAILFTIGIYVEPLGKLGPDNIAMLSKAVQSLVSGEGDRRGAPAYANSLIAFAAQRRTAS; from the coding sequence ATGAGCCTCGGCTTTTCAGTCGACGAACTCCTACCCAAAGCCCGCGGGGGAGGGCAGCTCAAGATGGGGCTGGTCCGGCTGTCGGAGGAAGAATGGCTTCAGCCTGATCCTGATCTTGCGGCGCGCCTTGAGGGATTTTCGCACTGGCCAGAGGGCGTGCAGCTTACGGTGGAAGCAGACGTGCCGGCGCGCGAACTTGCCGAAATGCTGGGTGTGCCGGTCGAATTTGATCAGGCAGCGCTGCCCAAAGTTGCTCTCAATTCTCACGAGGACATGTGCCTCCTCACAAAACGGGAGGGTGACAATCAGTATCGCCTGATTGGCGCAGCGGTTGCATGGCCGACCGACTGGCATCCCAAGAACAAGATTGGTCTGCCACTGCGCGCGCTGCATGCTCCCATTGCTGGCTATGAAGAGCAGCTCGCTACCGGCGTCGATCGCTTCATGGACACACTCAAAGCCGGACCGATCTACGGTCGCTGCAATTGGTTTATCGCGCCGACTGGCGAACGCCGATGGATCGCCGATGCGCCGCCTGAACAGGCGTATTCGCATGTCACGGCGGACAATGCTGGCGAGACCCTGTTTGTGCGTTCCGAGCGCCAGACCCTGCGTCGCCTCCCCAAAACGGGCGCGATCCTGTTTACAATCGGCATCTATGTCGAACCCCTGGGCAAGCTCGGTCCCGACAACATCGCGATGCTATCCAAGGCGGTGCAGTCGCTTGTCAGCGGGGAGGGTGACCGGCGCGGCGCACCGGCCTATGCTAACAGTCTGATCGCTTTCGCCGCCCAACGGAGAACCGCCTCATGA